The DNA sequence CTTCCAGGGCTTCGTCAACCACGCGCTGGTCAGCCTGCACATCGACAACCTGCGTGGCACCAACACCCACCACCAGATCGAAACCGTGTTCAAGGCTTTCGGCCGCGCGCTGCGCATGGCCGTCGAGCTGGACGACCGCATGGCCGGTCAGATGCCTTCGACCAAAGGCGTCCTGTAATGCAGACGGTTGCAGTTATCGATTACGGCATGGGCAACCTGCACTCGGTGGCCAAGGCCCTGGAGCACGTCGGTGCCGGCAAGGTGCTGATCACCAGCGATGCGGCAGTGATCCGCGAAGCTGACCGTGTGGTTTTCCCCGGCGTCGGCGCGATTCGCGATTGCATGGCGGAGATCCGTCGCCTCGGTTTCGATTCGCTGGTGCGTGAAGTCAGCCAGGATCGTCCGTTTCTCGGCATCTGCGTCGGCATGCAAGCCTTGCTCGACACCAGCGAAGAGAACGACGGTGTCGACTGCATCGGCCTGTTCCCGGGCGCGGTGAAGTTCTTCGGCAAAGACCTGCATGAAGACGGCGAGCACCTGAAAGTCCCGCACATGGGCTGGAACGAAGTGAAGCAGGCGGTGGATCACCCGCTGTGGCACAACATTCCGGACCTGGCGCGTTTCTACTTCGTGCACAGCTACTACATTGCCGCCGGTAACCCGCGGCAGGTGGTCGGCAGCGGTCATTACGGCGTCGATTTCGCCGCGGCGCTGGCCGAAGGTTCGCGTTTCGCCGTGCAGTTCCACCCGGAGAAGAGCCATACCCATGGCCTGCAATTGCTGCAGAACTTCGCCGCGTGGGACGGTCGCTGGTAAATGGCCGTCAAGAAATCCAAGCCGCCGATCCTGACCCTCACTCCCGAGCAGGAGAGCGAGGCCAACCGCAAGATTCAGCGGTTCATGGAGGATCGTTTCGAACTGGACCTGGGTTCGTTCGAGGCGGCGGAAATTCTTGAGCTGTTTACCCGCGAAATTGCTCCGCACTATTACAACAGGGCGATTTTCGATGTGCAGACCCACCTCAAGGAGCGGTTTGAAAGCATCGAAAGCGACCTGTGGGCGCTCGAGAAAAACTGATTTCCGAGCCAAGCTGAACATTCAAATTTGAAGGTTTGCCAGATGCTGATTATTCCCGCTATCGATCTCAAAGACGGTGCCTGCGTACGTCTGCGCCAGGGCCGCATGGAAGATTCCACAGTGTTCTCCGATGACCCGGTGAGCATGGCTGCCAAGTGGGTGGAGGGCGGTTGCCGTCGTCTGCATCTGGTCGACCTGAACGGCGCTTTCGAAGGCCAGCCGGTCAACGGCGAAGTGGTGACCGCAATCGCCAAGCGCTACCCGACCCTGCCGATCCAGATCGGCGGCGGCATTCGTTCGCTGGAGACCATCGAGCACTACGTCAAGGCGGGCGTCAGCTACGTGATCATCGGCACCAAAGCGGTGAAGGATCCGGCGTTCGTCGCTGAAGCCTGCCGCGCATTCCCGGGAAAGATCATTGTCGGTCTGGATGCCAAAGACGGTTTTGTCGCCACCGATGGCTGGGCTGAAATCAGCACCGTGCAGGTCATCGACCTGGCCAAACAGTTCGAAGCCGACGGCGTGTCCTCGATCGTTTATACCGACATCGCCAAAGACGGCATGATGCAGGGCTGCAACGTTCCGTTCACCGCTGCGCTCGCTGCTGCCACCAAGATCCCGGTGATCGCTTCCGGCGGCATTCACAACCTGGGTGACATCAAGTCGCTGCTCGACGCCAAGGCACCGGGCATCATCGGCGCAATCACCGGCCGGGCGATCTACGAAGGCACTCTCGACGTCGCCGAAGCGCAAGCTTTCTGCGATTCGTACCAAGGCTGAGGACTGACCATGGCGCTGGCCAAACGCATCATCCCTTGCCTGGACGTGGACAACGGCCGGGTCGTCAAAGGTGTGAAGTTCGAGAACATCCGTGACGCCGGCGACCCGGTGGAAATCGCCCGTCGCTACGACGAGCAGGGTGCCGACGAGATTACCTTTCTCGACATCACCGCCAGCGTCGATGGCCGTGACACCACGCTGCACACCGTCGAGCGCATGGCCAGCCAGGTGTTCATCCCGCTGACCGTCGGCGGTGGCGTGCGGACCGTGCAGGACATCCGCAACCTGCTCAACGCCGGTGCGGACAAGGTGTCGATCAACACCGCTGCCGTGTTCAACCCGGAATTCGTCGGCGAAGCGGCGCAGCATTTCGGCTCGCAATGCATCGTCGTCGCCATCGACGCGAAGAAGGTTTCGGGTCCGGGCGAAACCCCGCGGTGGGAGATCTTCACCCACGGCGGTCGCAAGCCGACCGGCCTCGACGCGGTCGAGTGGGCGAAGAAAATGGAAGGCCTGGGTGCCGGTGAAATCCTCCTGACCAGCATGGATCAGGACGGCATGAAAAACGGCTTCGACCTCGGCGTGACCCGCGCCATCAGCGATGCGCTGGGCATTCCGGTGATCGCTTCCGGCGGCGTCGGCAACCTGCAGCATCTGGCCGATGGCATTCTTGAAGGCCACGCCAGTGCCGTGTTGGCGGCGAGTATTTTCCACTTCGGCGAATACACCGTGCAGGAAGCCAAGGCCTACATGGCCCATCGCGGCATAGTGATGCGATGAAAACGCCCCCCCTTGAAGTTGATTCTTTAAGGGGGGTAAACATTGTGTGATTTAAAATTTGTCGAAATGGTCAATTCTGACCTCTGACCTGTCGTGTATCTCGTCAAACGCAACGCTGCATAACTTGGCAGGCAAGTCCTGATCGTAGACAAATACATCCAGCTGGTCCGATTTCTGGTTGAAGCCTTCAGGGCTCTGGCAATCCGTTGTGCTGGATGGTCCCACCTTGTAGGAGTACCAGGCAGTTGCTCCGCCCGAAGTCATCCGGCTATAGCCGGATCCTTTTCTCAGGCTTAGATCGGGAAGCGGAACGACCTCGTCCTCTATCAGTTCAACAGGCAGCGACAGGGCATTTCTCAATAATCCCGGGGATAATTTCTTTTCCGGGGAGTTTGTGCCGATGATGCAAAGAAAATAGCGCCCGGTTCTTGACCCCACCTTGTTATTGATAATGGGTTCTTTCGAGCTGGTCGCGGCAGAATAACGCGATGGACTTTCGCATTGTTTTGCCACGCGCACAGTCTTGTGACGATAGAACGCGGTGTCGATCGAGAACTGGTAATCCCAAGTAGGTGCTATGGCTGCACCGCTTCTCGATATCTTGATTTTCTTGTATTTCGCCGAGGGCCTTTCATCCGTTTCTACGTTGAATGTCGGGTAAAGTTCGCAATGGTTTTCAAATAGAAAGCCGGATCGAAAGCAGCTTCTCAGGTGAGGTACGAGGTTTCCGTAAAGATTGCCTTCGATTGCGGAGTAACCCTTTTCTGTCAGGATGCAAGGTGCATGCAGGTAGCAGGGGTCTAGAGACGGGGCCGCATTTCCGGTTCCCACGACGCCGATAATTTCATTGGTGTAGCGATCCAGCAGCGGTGCCCCTGAGACGCCTCCTTTATTACTCTGACAGCGGGTCATGAAATTGTTACGCCACACCCAATCTTCTTCAATAATGTCTGGAGCCGATTGCAGCGTACAGGCTGTCATTTCCAGAGTTTTATACTCTGGTGCCCCCACAACCAGAACTTCGGAGTTTACGGCTGGCGTGCGTGTAGCCAGTTTTAGAGGTTTTATACCGTCCTCCATGAGCGTTTTCAGGCTGACATCAAGTTCGACGATGGCCATGTCGACACCTTGCATGCTGCGCCATTTCACCTTTTTCAAATTATAGGTTTTCAGTTTTTCTGAATCGCTGAAGTAATTAAATGTGATGGTTCCTTTTACCGGTTGGTTTTGCATGATTTTGCCGTTGGACAAATTGATGCAGTGGCCAGCAGTCAGAACATAGGCAGGAGGGCGCTGGATACCTGTTGTCTCCAGCGTATCAAGCAGGGTGGCGGTACATACGGTATTTGTCGTCAGGCGGCCGATACCCTGCCAGTGATCACGTGAACCATCACGGTTGTCCAGAGACATCGCGGGTAACAGACTTTTTACGCCTTCCCCATAGTCCTGAGGGGATGCCAGGCAGTTGGAGAAAGCGAATCCCAGGGTGCTGAACAGCAGTAATTTTATTGGGTGCATTGTTAACGCTCTGTGGTTTATTGGTTACAGCGAACACGCTGTGTTCGGTAACGGCAATAAATCAGGGCTCAAGGGGGGGCAGGGTGGTAGTTATGTACTACTTAAGGTATGGCGTCGCACGAACGGTGAGGCCTGATCACCATGAAGTCATAACGCCAGTAGACAGCATGGCGTACCCAAGGCACTCTTGGGCACGCCATGGATTTCGGTAGCCCGACATGATCAAACGCCTGCTTCTCGCCCTCGCCAGTGCCTCCGTGTTGTTGATCAACACCGGTCACGCCGAAGAAAGTCCCGACACCGATCTGGTGCTCCTCACCGAAAACTTCCCGCCGTACAACATGGCGAAGAACGGCAAGAATTTCGCACAGGACGAAAACATCAACGGCATCGCCACTGACATCGTGCGCGAGATGTTCAAGCGTGCCGGCATCACTTACAGCCTGACCCTGCGCTTCCCTTGGGAGCGGGTCTACAAACTGGCGCTGGAGAACCCCGGTTACGGTGCATTCGTCATGGCGCGTTTGCCGGATCGCGAAAAGCTCTTCAAGTGGGTCGGCCCGATCGGCCCGGACGACTGGGTCATGCTGGCCAAGGCTGACAGCAAGATCACCCTCGAAACCCTGAACGATGCGCGCAAATACAAGATCGGCGCCTACAAGGGCGATGCCATTGCCGAGACCCTGACCAAGCAAGGTCTGAAGCCGACGGTGGTGTTGCGTGATCAGGACAACGCCAAAAAGCTTGTCAGCGGCCAGATCGACCTGTGGGCTACCGGCGATCCTGCCGGGCGGTATCTGGCGCGGCAGGATGGCGTGACCGGGCTGAAAACCGTGCTGCGCTTCAACAGCGCCGAACTGTATCTGGCGCTGAACAAGGAAGTGCCGGACGAAGCCGTTGCCAAGCTTCAGGCCGCCCTTGATCAGATGCGCAAGGACGGGGTGGTCGAGGAAATCATGGGGCGCTATCTGTAACTGTCGACGATTCCGATGACGACTGCTGAACAGCGCTGACGCCGCCGGTAATGGTTTCCGTCGATAGACTTCCCGCCATTACAGGCATCAATGTTGCTGTCGCGACTACTTCTGGCGGGTATTCACTCATGACAAAACTGGTGTCATCGGTGTAACCAAGCGGGACGGAGACCTCAGTGCCATCCTCCCGTACCAGCTCGTAGTGACTTTCCATCTGATACACCGCAACCGATTTGAGTTTCGCCGCCATGGCGATGACGACCCGAGAGCCCGATTCGCTCCACTCGTTCGAGGACGTTTCGGTGTGAGTGAAACTCCTGGGCAGGCACGCCGAGAACTTTGTTGCCCGGAGATCACTGAGGATTGCCGCCGGCCAGGCTTTGGTGAATTCGACGGCGGTATGGCGATTGAATAACCGCATGCCCGCTGCACTTTGCGCCCTTGGCGCTTTCCATTTGATCGACTGAGTCTGTTCCGTGGTATTTCGGCCATACCCGACCAGCACATATTGGTCGGTTCTTTTCAGATCGTAGTAACGCGAATTGTGAAATCCATCATTGGGTTGAGCGTAATCCCTGACTGTGAACCACGGAAGGCGGGCAACCTGCGTGACCTTGGCCGCTCCGCTTTCGGGATTCATGTGTGTAGAAAGTACCGGAGCTTCTGCGGGTGCGCTGACTTGAACCGGAATCTGTATCCGCAACGCATACGCGGAAGGGCCGGTTGCCGGTTTGTTGTGGCTCGGGACGCCGATGAAGGTGCCGGGCACAAAGCAGATTTCGCCCGCCTTGGCGGTCGGAGGATCAATGCTCCAAGCGCTGAAGTTCAGCGTTGCACCACTGCCTTTGTCATCCCAGATCCGATCACCGAGGTCGGCAGAAACGACCAGATCGGCCCTGACGCAACGGATTGCGTTGAGTGAGGGTTTGCCGTGATCGCTGGAGCAGGTCATACCCAGCGCGACGTAGCCCTGTGGCGCAATCGGGCGCCAGATCGAAGTTCGCATGGCGGCTCCCCTCCCGGATTCTTTCCAGACGAGTTCGAAGTCGGTGGGGCGGCTGAGTGCTTTTCCCCTGGTGTGACCGTCGTCCTGGAACGCTCCCTCGCAGACCACTGCGGCGACAATTTCGCCGTTGATGGAGGTGTTGTCGGGGATGAGGATGTCTCCCAGCGGGAAGTATCCCGGCAAAAGATCAGGGGCCGGCGCAGGTCGCCAGAAAGTGGCGGGCTTGGCCTGTGAGCCGTTGCTGTTCCAGATGCGGTTGAATTCGCTGGTGAAGTTGATCAGCAGGTTATCGAGCTTGATCGGCTCCATTGGCCTGGCGGCCAATGAAGCATTGTCGTTGGTAGTCATAGTCAATCCTGATAGTTGAATGGCAACTCGAAGGAGTTGCGACCTGTTGCGGGTCTGACTATCCGGAAAGGGGGGCGATGCGAGGCGGTAACTATTTATAGGCGCGTGTTGGTTTGTTACCGGTAAATCCCTTCCTTGCCATGAGCGACCGTAGCGCGATTGCTGCGCACACTGATCATCTGTTTGATGTCGATCCAATCGATGCCTTGAGCTTTCAACTTCGGCAGCTCCCGCTCCAGCACCGCCAAAGTCTGTGGATAAGGGTGGCCGATCATCACCGCCGAACCCTGCTTGCGAGCCAGGCTGATCGCCGTCTGCAACTGGGTAAAAATTGCCGCTTCAGTGCGCTCGTCATCGAGAAACACATCCCGGGAAACACTTGCCAGGTCGATCTTTTGCGCCTGTTGCGCAGCGACGGTCTGGGCGCTGGTGCGGCTGTCGACGAAGAATTTGTGGCGGCGCTGCAACTCACCCATCAACCACGCCATCGCTACCGGTTGTGCAGTCATGCGACTGCCCATGTGGTTGTTGATGCCGGCGGTGTAGGGGACCATTTTGAACGCGGCGTTCAGCCGTTTCTCAAGTTCCTCGATGGGCAGTTCAGGGTGCCAGGCGAACGGGCCGGTGGCCGGATCCATCGGCATGTGCAGGATCACGACCTTGCCGGCGCGGTGGGCTTCGCGGGCAAATTCGGTGGCGTGCGGGGTGTCGGGCATGATTGCCGTGGTGACCGGCCCGGGCAGGGCCAGCACGCGACGATCCCGGGGCAGGTTCTGCCCCAGGTCATCGATGATCAGTGTCAGGTAGGCTTTTTGAGGTGTCGGTCTGGCAGGTTCTGCGTGAGCAGCACCCGCCAGACAGCACAGCAGGACAAAGACGAAACGCAAAGACATCCTCAACGGCCGGACGTGATGCTCAGGCCTTTGAGCAGGCTCAGGGCCTGGGCCAACTGGTAATCGTCATCCTGCGGCATGGCTTTCGGTTTGGCGCCGGAGCCGGTCGGTTTGTCCGCGCCACCGTTGCCGTTGCCCAGGTGACCCTGCAGGTCGGCTTCCTTGAAGTAGTCGCCATCCGCTTCGTTGGTGATCTTGGCCTTGCGCACTTCGATGTCCGGGACGATGCCCTGGGCCTGGATCGAGCGGCCGTTCGGCGTGAAGTACAGCGCCGTGGTGATCTTCAGCGCGCGGTCGTTGTTCAGTGGCAGCACGGTCTGCACCGAGCCCTTGCCGAAACTGGTGGTGCCCATGACCACGGCGCGTTTCTGATCCTGCAGGGCGCCGGCGACGATTTCCGAAGCCGAGGCGCTGCCACCGTTGATCAGCACGACCATCGGCACCGCTTCGCTTTCGTCCTTGCCGGTGGCGGAGAAACGCAACTCGGAGTTGGCGATCCGGCCCTTGGTGTAGACGATCAGGCCTTTGGTGATGAAGTGGTCGACCACTTCCACCGCTGCCTGCAACACACCGCCCGGGTTGTTGCGCAGGTCGAGGATGATGCCGTTGAGCTTCTTGCCGTTGTCCTTGCGCAGCTTGGCCAGGGCCTTGGAAACCTCTTCGCCGGTCTTGACCTGGAACTGGGTGATGCGGATCAGGCCATAACCCGATTCCAGCAGCTGCGCCTTGACGCTCTTCACCTGGATCACGGCGCGAGCGAGGGTCACGTCGAATGGTGTGCCGCCGTCGCGGACCAGGGTCAGGGTGATCTTCTGGCCGATCTTGCCGCGCATCTTGTCCACGGCTTCGGTCATGGTCTGGCCGCGGGTTGGTGCGCCGTTGATCTTGACGATGAAGTCACCGGCCTGGATGCCGGCCTTCGACGCAGGCGTATCGTCGATTGGCGACACGACCTTGATGAAGCCGTCTTCGGCGCCGACTTCGATGCCCAGGCCGCCGAACTCACCGCTGGTGCTTTCCTGCAACTCGGCGAAGTCTTCAGGACCGAGGTAGGCGGAGTGCGGATCGAGGTTGCTGAGCATGCCCTTGATCGCGTTTTCCAGCAGGGTCTTGTCGTCCACCGGCTCGACATAGGCGGCCTTGATCCGGTCCATGACCTCGGCAAAGGTGCGCAGCTCTTCCAGCGGCAACGGTGCCTTGCTGGTGGCAGCAGTGCCTGCCGGAGCGACAGCCGGAGCCGGTTGAGCGGCGAACGCCAGAGGCGCGCCGATCACCAGAGCGATCGTCAGGGCCAGCGAGGTAAGACGGGACAAATGCAGCATGTCGAACGAACTCCTTAATTAGGCGGTGCGCTTATCCTTGCGCACGACACCATTGCGCCGGATCACTCGGGTGACCCTGCTGACGAATTGCGAAATACAGCGCTGGTGTGTCCTGGCCGCCACTGTTACCCACAGTGGAGATGGACTCACCGGCTTTAACCACGTCACCCGCCGACTTCAGCAGCGTCTGGTTGTGACCGTAAAGACTCAGAAAACCGTTGCCGTGGTCGAGGATCACCAGCAGCCCGGCGCCACGCAGCCAGTCGGCAAATACCACACGCCCGCCGTGTACGGCATGCACCTGGCTGCCGGCGGAGGCGCTGATCATCACGCCGTCCCACTTGGTACGGGCATCGTCACCACGGGTTTCGCCAAAGCGTGCCAGCAGTCGACCATCAACCGGCCATGGAAGTTTTCCCCGACTTGACGCAAAAGGGCCACCGAAGGTCTCGCCGCCGCTGGACACCAGGGCGCCGGGTGTCGATCTGACCGGTTTGCGTGGGGCGTCGGTGTTTTCCGCCTCGGCCTCACGCAAGCGCTTTTTTTCGGCTTCCTGCTGGGCGATGAGCGCTTTCTGCCGCGCTTCTTCTGCCTCACGAGCCTGGCGGGCCAGGGTTTCTTCAATGGTTTTAAGGACTTTAGACAGGTCTGCCTGATCCTGCTCGCGGGCGGCCAGTTTCTGGTCCCGGGCTTTCACGTCGTCATTGAGTTTGGCAAGGGCCTGCTGGCGTTCCTTGCGGACCTTGTCGAGCGCTTCGCGCTGAGTGTCGAGATCGCTTTGCTGTACCAGCAATTGTGCCTGCTGCAAGCCAATGTCCTTTTCGACATTGGCCAGTTGGCGCAGGGTTTCGTTGAAGCTTTTCAACTGTTCCAGGCGAGCCTGGCTCAGGTAGTCGTAATAGGTGAGGGTGCGGGCGAATTTCTCGGGATTCTGCTGGTTGAGCAGCAGCTTGAGGTATTCCTGGCGGCCGTTCTGGTAAGCGGCGCGGGCCTGGATGGCGATCAGTCGCTGCTGTTCAGTGCGCGCGCTCTGGAGTTTTTTTTTCTCCGCATCGAGTCGCTGCAGCTCGGATTCGCTCTTCTTCAGCTCTTTCTGCAAGGCTTCGACCTGCTTCTCGAGCTTGCCCATCTCGGTTTCGGTGCCCTTGAGTTCCTTTTGCACACCGGATTTTTCTTCCTGGAGCTTGCCCAGCAGTTTTTTCAGCTCGGCAATGTCCTGGCGCGTGGCGTCCAGTTGCTGTTGGGTTTGCGCGCGCTCATCCGCGAAGGCCGGTTGGAGCAGGCATGTCAGAGCGAGGGCGATCAGGACGCGAAGCATAGAGGCGGGCGGCACCAGGGTAAGGGACGGCCTAGTATGCCCGCCCGACGCGGCAAAAAAAACGCCCAATTGGGACTGTGTGATAACTGGGGTGCCGGACAGAGTGAAATCCTCTTTGAAAACCCCACAAACCATTGTGGGAGCTGGCTTGCCAGCGATGGCGTCTGCAGATTCAACATAGATGTTGGCTGTCAGATTGCTATCGCTGGCAAGCCAGCTCCCACAGGGTTTTTCAGTGTTTTGACGGGCGATTACACCAGAATCGAAGTGCCAGTCATTTCCGCCGGTTTTTCCAGGCCCAGCAGTTTCAGCATGGTCGGCGCCACGTCCGCCAGCACGCCGCCTTCGCGGACTTTCAGGTCACGCTTGCCGACGTAGATGAACGGCACCGGCTCGGTGGTGTGCGCGGTGTGCGCCTGGCCGGTGGATTCGTCGGCCATTTGCTCGACGTTGCCGTGGTCGGCGGTGATCAGCGCTTCGCCGCCGACTTTTTCCAGTGCCTCGACGATGCGGCCGACGCAGGTATCCAGGCATTCAACGGCTTTCACCGCGGCTTCGAACACGCCGCTATGGCCGACCATGTCGCCGTTGGCGTAGTTGACCACGATCACGTCGTAGCGCTGATTCTCGATGGCCTCGACGATGCGGTCGGTGACTTCCGGTGCGCTCATTTCCGGCTGCAAGTCATAGGTGGCGACTTTCGGCGACGGGATCAGGATGCGTTCTTCGCCCGGGAACGGTTCTTCACGACCGCCGGAGAAGAAGAAGGTCACGTGAGCGTATTTTTCGGTTTCGGCGATGCGTAGCTGAGTCTTGCCGTTTTTCGCCAGGTAGTCGCCGAGCACGTTTTCCAGGCTGCCCGGGGCAAAGGCTGCGGGGGCGGGGATGCTGGCGGCATACTGGGTCAGGCCCACGTACTGCACTTTTGGCTGGCGTGCGCGCTCGAATTCCTTGAAGCCGTCTTCGACAAACACGCGGCTCAGCTCGCGGGCACGGTCGGCACGGAAGTTCATGAACACCACGGCGTCGCCGTCTTCGACTGTTACCGGCTCGCCGATGCTGGTGGCTTTGACGAATTCGTCGCTCTCGCCACGGGCGTAGGCGGCTTCCAGACCTTCCTGGGCGGTGGCGGCGTTGAATTCGCCATTGCCATCAACGATCAGGTTGTAGGCCTGGGACACGCGGTCCCAACGGTTGTCGCGGTCCATGGCGTAGTAGCGGCCGATCAGGCTGGCGATGCGGCCCTTGCCGAGCGCCTGGAAAGTCGCGTCGAGCAGTTCGATCGACGAGGCAGCGCTTTTCGGCGGGGTGTCACGGCCGTCGAGGAAGGCATGCAGGTAGATTTTTTCGGCGCCACGCTTGAAGGCCAGTTCGGCCATGGCGATCAGGTGATCCTGGTGGCTGTGCACGCCGCCATCCGACAGCAGGCCCATGAAATGCACGGCCTTGCCGGCGGCCACGGCTTTATCCACAGCGGCACAGATAGTCGGGTTCTCGAAGAACTCGCCGTCGCG is a window from the Pseudomonas gozinkensis genome containing:
- the hisH gene encoding imidazole glycerol phosphate synthase subunit HisH — encoded protein: MQTVAVIDYGMGNLHSVAKALEHVGAGKVLITSDAAVIREADRVVFPGVGAIRDCMAEIRRLGFDSLVREVSQDRPFLGICVGMQALLDTSEENDGVDCIGLFPGAVKFFGKDLHEDGEHLKVPHMGWNEVKQAVDHPLWHNIPDLARFYFVHSYYIAAGNPRQVVGSGHYGVDFAAALAEGSRFAVQFHPEKSHTHGLQLLQNFAAWDGRW
- a CDS encoding DUF2164 domain-containing protein, coding for MAVKKSKPPILTLTPEQESEANRKIQRFMEDRFELDLGSFEAAEILELFTREIAPHYYNRAIFDVQTHLKERFESIESDLWALEKN
- the hisA gene encoding 1-(5-phosphoribosyl)-5-[(5-phosphoribosylamino)methylideneamino]imidazole-4-carboxamide isomerase is translated as MLIIPAIDLKDGACVRLRQGRMEDSTVFSDDPVSMAAKWVEGGCRRLHLVDLNGAFEGQPVNGEVVTAIAKRYPTLPIQIGGGIRSLETIEHYVKAGVSYVIIGTKAVKDPAFVAEACRAFPGKIIVGLDAKDGFVATDGWAEISTVQVIDLAKQFEADGVSSIVYTDIAKDGMMQGCNVPFTAALAAATKIPVIASGGIHNLGDIKSLLDAKAPGIIGAITGRAIYEGTLDVAEAQAFCDSYQG
- the hisF gene encoding imidazole glycerol phosphate synthase subunit HisF, which codes for MALAKRIIPCLDVDNGRVVKGVKFENIRDAGDPVEIARRYDEQGADEITFLDITASVDGRDTTLHTVERMASQVFIPLTVGGGVRTVQDIRNLLNAGADKVSINTAAVFNPEFVGEAAQHFGSQCIVVAIDAKKVSGPGETPRWEIFTHGGRKPTGLDAVEWAKKMEGLGAGEILLTSMDQDGMKNGFDLGVTRAISDALGIPVIASGGVGNLQHLADGILEGHASAVLAASIFHFGEYTVQEAKAYMAHRGIVMR
- a CDS encoding trypsin-like serine peptidase, producing MHPIKLLLFSTLGFAFSNCLASPQDYGEGVKSLLPAMSLDNRDGSRDHWQGIGRLTTNTVCTATLLDTLETTGIQRPPAYVLTAGHCINLSNGKIMQNQPVKGTITFNYFSDSEKLKTYNLKKVKWRSMQGVDMAIVELDVSLKTLMEDGIKPLKLATRTPAVNSEVLVVGAPEYKTLEMTACTLQSAPDIIEEDWVWRNNFMTRCQSNKGGVSGAPLLDRYTNEIIGVVGTGNAAPSLDPCYLHAPCILTEKGYSAIEGNLYGNLVPHLRSCFRSGFLFENHCELYPTFNVETDERPSAKYKKIKISRSGAAIAPTWDYQFSIDTAFYRHKTVRVAKQCESPSRYSAATSSKEPIINNKVGSRTGRYFLCIIGTNSPEKKLSPGLLRNALSLPVELIEDEVVPLPDLSLRKGSGYSRMTSGGATAWYSYKVGPSSTTDCQSPEGFNQKSDQLDVFVYDQDLPAKLCSVAFDEIHDRSEVRIDHFDKF
- a CDS encoding substrate-binding periplasmic protein, giving the protein MIKRLLLALASASVLLINTGHAEESPDTDLVLLTENFPPYNMAKNGKNFAQDENINGIATDIVREMFKRAGITYSLTLRFPWERVYKLALENPGYGAFVMARLPDREKLFKWVGPIGPDDWVMLAKADSKITLETLNDARKYKIGAYKGDAIAETLTKQGLKPTVVLRDQDNAKKLVSGQIDLWATGDPAGRYLARQDGVTGLKTVLRFNSAELYLALNKEVPDEAVAKLQAALDQMRKDGVVEEIMGRYL
- a CDS encoding Vps62-related protein is translated as MTTNDNASLAARPMEPIKLDNLLINFTSEFNRIWNSNGSQAKPATFWRPAPAPDLLPGYFPLGDILIPDNTSINGEIVAAVVCEGAFQDDGHTRGKALSRPTDFELVWKESGRGAAMRTSIWRPIAPQGYVALGMTCSSDHGKPSLNAIRCVRADLVVSADLGDRIWDDKGSGATLNFSAWSIDPPTAKAGEICFVPGTFIGVPSHNKPATGPSAYALRIQIPVQVSAPAEAPVLSTHMNPESGAAKVTQVARLPWFTVRDYAQPNDGFHNSRYYDLKRTDQYVLVGYGRNTTEQTQSIKWKAPRAQSAAGMRLFNRHTAVEFTKAWPAAILSDLRATKFSACLPRSFTHTETSSNEWSESGSRVVIAMAAKLKSVAVYQMESHYELVREDGTEVSVPLGYTDDTSFVMSEYPPEVVATATLMPVMAGSLSTETITGGVSAVQQSSSESSTVTDSAP
- a CDS encoding divergent polysaccharide deacetylase family protein; its protein translation is MSLRFVFVLLCCLAGAAHAEPARPTPQKAYLTLIIDDLGQNLPRDRRVLALPGPVTTAIMPDTPHATEFAREAHRAGKVVILHMPMDPATGPFAWHPELPIEELEKRLNAAFKMVPYTAGINNHMGSRMTAQPVAMAWLMGELQRRHKFFVDSRTSAQTVAAQQAQKIDLASVSRDVFLDDERTEAAIFTQLQTAISLARKQGSAVMIGHPYPQTLAVLERELPKLKAQGIDWIDIKQMISVRSNRATVAHGKEGIYR
- a CDS encoding S41 family peptidase; its protein translation is MLHLSRLTSLALTIALVIGAPLAFAAQPAPAVAPAGTAATSKAPLPLEELRTFAEVMDRIKAAYVEPVDDKTLLENAIKGMLSNLDPHSAYLGPEDFAELQESTSGEFGGLGIEVGAEDGFIKVVSPIDDTPASKAGIQAGDFIVKINGAPTRGQTMTEAVDKMRGKIGQKITLTLVRDGGTPFDVTLARAVIQVKSVKAQLLESGYGLIRITQFQVKTGEEVSKALAKLRKDNGKKLNGIILDLRNNPGGVLQAAVEVVDHFITKGLIVYTKGRIANSELRFSATGKDESEAVPMVVLINGGSASASEIVAGALQDQKRAVVMGTTSFGKGSVQTVLPLNNDRALKITTALYFTPNGRSIQAQGIVPDIEVRKAKITNEADGDYFKEADLQGHLGNGNGGADKPTGSGAKPKAMPQDDDYQLAQALSLLKGLSITSGR
- a CDS encoding murein hydrolase activator EnvC family protein — its product is MLRVLIALALTCLLQPAFADERAQTQQQLDATRQDIAELKKLLGKLQEEKSGVQKELKGTETEMGKLEKQVEALQKELKKSESELQRLDAEKKKLQSARTEQQRLIAIQARAAYQNGRQEYLKLLLNQQNPEKFARTLTYYDYLSQARLEQLKSFNETLRQLANVEKDIGLQQAQLLVQQSDLDTQREALDKVRKERQQALAKLNDDVKARDQKLAAREQDQADLSKVLKTIEETLARQAREAEEARQKALIAQQEAEKKRLREAEAENTDAPRKPVRSTPGALVSSGGETFGGPFASSRGKLPWPVDGRLLARFGETRGDDARTKWDGVMISASAGSQVHAVHGGRVVFADWLRGAGLLVILDHGNGFLSLYGHNQTLLKSAGDVVKAGESISTVGNSGGQDTPALYFAIRQQGHPSDPAQWCRAQG
- the gpmI gene encoding 2,3-bisphosphoglycerate-independent phosphoglycerate mutase — encoded protein: MTTTPKPLVLMILDGFGHSDNPESNAVYAAKKPVLDRLWATVPNGLISGSGMDVGLPDGQMGNSEVGHMNLGAGRVVYQDFTRVTKAIRDGEFFENPTICAAVDKAVAAGKAVHFMGLLSDGGVHSHQDHLIAMAELAFKRGAEKIYLHAFLDGRDTPPKSAASSIELLDATFQALGKGRIASLIGRYYAMDRDNRWDRVSQAYNLIVDGNGEFNAATAQEGLEAAYARGESDEFVKATSIGEPVTVEDGDAVVFMNFRADRARELSRVFVEDGFKEFERARQPKVQYVGLTQYAASIPAPAAFAPGSLENVLGDYLAKNGKTQLRIAETEKYAHVTFFFSGGREEPFPGEERILIPSPKVATYDLQPEMSAPEVTDRIVEAIENQRYDVIVVNYANGDMVGHSGVFEAAVKAVECLDTCVGRIVEALEKVGGEALITADHGNVEQMADESTGQAHTAHTTEPVPFIYVGKRDLKVREGGVLADVAPTMLKLLGLEKPAEMTGTSILV